In Thermococcus profundus, the genomic stretch ACCCAAGGGGCCTCGTAGTATTCCTTTATCTCCTACCCATTCTACTATTTTGCCCGTTGAGATTTCTTCGTCCTTGGTGAGTACAAGGTTTACGTAAGTAGTGTTCTCCTTGCCTTTGATGACTTCATTAATTGACGGGTAAATGCTCTCGATCTCCCCATCCCTGTAAATCTTACCTTTATAGAGGAATTCCCTGCAATTGTTGCAATTTTTGAAGTTTTTGAGTTCTTCTGGAGTAGTTGCAAGGATTGAGTAGTTGAAAGAAGCCTCACAACCTACTACGTCATCCCTCATAGCTGGAATAAATTTGAGAAGCTTTACTATTTTGAAAGTGTAGACCCTAATTTTCCGCGCTTCCGGATCGTACAAAGCGAACTGGTACTCTCTGAATCCACTAAAACCGGTTTGAGAGGAATAATAAGCGGCAACAAGTTGCGAGTTTCTCCTAACTTGCTCCGGAATCTTCTGGTAGAGATCACTCATGCTCTTTGAAGGGAGGTAGAAATAACTGAAAAGTAAGAGGAAAAGTAAAAGGAAGCTGAAGGCTGCTATACCTTTCCTCATCCCCAGATCACCTCTAAATAACCCTATCCGAGTTTTCCTGATCTTTCATCGCCACAACACCCATTGCATTTGAGGGTTACAGCGATCCATATTGCCTCATTACTGCATTTTCTAGAGGCTCCATCCACAGGCCTGCCAATGAAAAGGGCCATTCTTCCCGATCTATCCCATTCCATGTTTTGCTCCCACGCTTTACGAATTCCTTCTGAATCTTCAACTTCAGATGTACAGTTTGAAAACCTCTGCATGCTCCCTTCCAAGTTCTTCTTGCCTTCTTTGCTGCAGATTGCCATCCCAAGTCTGCCCCCAAAGAGGAAAAGGCTACATTCAGGGGCTGTTCTCGTGCTCAGGTTCAAAACTGTCCCGTCAAAGAAGGTTAGGAGTGTCTCTGAGTTGTTGTTCTTTCTCGTAATCACTGCGGAGACAGTCGGTGAACCAGTCCCAGTAACGTCTGGTGGGACTAAAATACTTCCAGGTCCTGCTGAAGGATATCCAAAATCTGAATTACAGACTCTAATTTTATCGAATCCCATCCAGAAGTCGTCTTTCGAGTAGAATAGGCCAATTATTGTGGCATTAGTCCCCGATATGCTTTGGAAGACAGCAGTCTGATTGGTATTTGGCTTGTAGTGCCATTTTCCATTGAAGAGAAGCGCTGGAGTATCCCCATTCCACCTCTTGATCAATTTTGGGTCAATGGTGAGGAGTGAGTAATCGTATTGGGTAGTATAAACCTTGAGCTTCTTCGTGAGCCTGGGTATTATGCTAATTTTCTCGCTCAGGGAAACTATCGCGACTTCTTGGGTTTGAGGGTTGTATAACACCAGTTCCCATTTTGGTCCGAGTGTTCCTTTTTTCACGTAGGATCCGATGAGGGCTTCATTTCCGTTTTCCTTTGAAAGCTGGAGCATTTTCTCCGGATTTGTGAGGGTCTGGTGAACCTGGTATGCCTTAAGGCTCCAAACGGCCAGGAACAAAATGAAGAGGAAAGAGATAAGTTTCCTCATCCCCAGATCACCCTGTTAGCTACAGCGGTAACCGAGGAGGGACTTAAATCTTCTTTCGCGGGTTAGTTCGGTGGGATAAACTTTCAACCCTCCATAAATTCTGTTCTTTCTGTCTATCCATATTATCCAAGCTTCAAGTCTCGGTGTCTCCCCCCATAATGGTTCTTTTGATATTTCAAATCTAACCCTTGAGTCTTCCTCGATGACCTTTTGAAGCTGTTTAGAGTCGAGCTTTTGGAGAATTTGTCTTATTAGAACTTCCTTTAAAGTCCAAGTCAAGTTCTGCGTGATATTAACACGGTAGTACTCCGTAATTTTGAACTCGTCTGAGAGTGTGATGTTCCCAGGATAGTGAATCACTCGCTTGATGGTCTCGTTGTCCACGGGCAAGAACTCTATAACAACACCCCTTGTGAAATTTAACATGGGGCTCGGCAAGTAGAGCAATCCCCTCCCATGCCAAATGTAATCCGTGTAAAAAATTATGTCCCCAGTTGAAGATGACAGCTCCATTGCTCCCGTGCTTATTTCCGAGTCTTTGAGGAGGGAGAGCTTCACGTAAGTGGCATTTTCCTTGCCCTTGATTACTTCTTCAATTGACGGGTAAATGTTCTCGATCTCCTCATCCCTGTAAATCTTGCCGTTATAGAGGAACTCTCTGCAGTTATCGCAGTTTTTGAAATCCTTCAACTTTTCTGGACTTGTTGATAAGAGGGAATAGTTAAAAGGAGTCTTGCAAGTGATTTTGTTTTTCTTCATCCTCGGCCAGATCTTCAAGAATTTATACGTCTTGAAAGTGTAAACGCTGATGGTCTTGTTTTCTGGATCGTACAAAGCGAACTGGTACTCTCTGAACCCGTTTAAACCAGTTTGAGAGGAATAATAAGCGGCAAGAAGTTGAGAATTTTGCCTGACTTGTTCTGGAATCTTTTGATAAAGGTCGTTCATACGCTCTGAGGGGAGGTAGAAATAACTGAAAAGCAAGAAAAAGAGTAAAAGAACGCTGAGGATTACTAGGCCTTTCCTCATCCCCAGGTCACCTCCATAAAGTAACCGACTCCGGTATATGGCCCCGTTTTGGGTGTGAAGTTTTCGTCAATTCTGAGATTAATATTGAGTAGCGGTCTTTCCTTCATGTAATCCAGTTTTGATAGCCATGGGGGCTCATTTGATCCCGTGAGAATTGTGTATAAGGTTTCCCATGCAGAGCGAGTCCATTGTTCGATTATCTGTTGAGTTTGGGGATCCATATCACCTGCCCACTGGTACGTAGTGTATGGCTTCCAGTCACCGTACTTGTCTGTCAGGAATTGGTGGAATTCCTCGTAATCCTTGGGAGTGCTCAGCTCGCTCCAGGACCATTCGTGCTTCATAACCGAGTCAGGAGCAGCGTAGTACACATCCCTATCGAAATAGCATGCAAAATCATCGCACGTTATATAATTCCAATAGTAAGAGTTCCCCCGCCAATCCATGTACTCGTCTCCAAGCCAGAATACGTAGTGGCCGAGCTCGTGGGCGAGCGTTCTGCCCCAGCGCACGTCCCCAATACTGGCAGTGCCGGTAGGCGGCGTATACCGCTCAAACTTTTTGGACATCATAATATGACCTCCCCTCCAGTATCCTCCAGGGTCTGCCCTTGGCCATCCCTGATAGAGAAATTCCCCTTCAGTCTGTGGGAGAACTCCAGTCTCGTGCACCCTCACGTCTGCATCATTCCAGTGCCTCTTGTTGTCCCATATCTGCACGCTGGTTATCATCGCGTACCCGTCGGTGTAGTCGTAAACAAAATCGCTCGCCTTCCTGATGCTGTAAATCAGATTTTTCTTGTCCCCCTCGCTCAGGGGCCACTCTGTAGAAACCTTGAGACTAATCCCTAGAATGTCCCTCTTCGCCGGGTCTTTTCCAATCATCAGCTCGACGATGTTTGGAACCCCATCGCCGTCGTAGTCTCCGTAGGAGTCGTTATCGTTGCTTTCATCGCGCAGGGAATCGTCGTTGAGGTAGTACCCGTCGGTGGGATCGAACCTCCAGGGAAGCCCCGCCGCTTCGAGCTCCTCGTTCAGCTCGACCTCGCGCCAGTAGGGGATCCCATCGCCCTCGCCGCCGGAACCCAGAACAGTTACCACGAACCAGATCTCCCCGTCTGGGGCTCCATCCGAGGAGTACGTGACGACCTGCCCTTTGATCTTGGTCTTCTTCCCTCCAAGGGAGAGGACAACGTCCCCCTGGGGCGAACCGGGAGACATTGCGCTGAGGAGCCGGCTCACCCTCGCACCGTGCGTGTTCACCAGGGTGAAGTTCTTGAGCTTCCCATTGGGCAGTTCAACGGTCACCAGTTCCACACTCCTAGGCCTGGAGACCTGTACCCATCCCCTCTTGGAGGGGCCTCTTACCTCCTTCACTCCCTCAGGGGAGACAGCGCTGATGACTTTCCCGTTGATCCCGTTTTTCTTTAGAATGTTCTCATACTTGGAGTACACTTTCACGTCTTTGCCCGGGTCATGTGCCGAAATACCACATGAGCCGTCGCCGCATCCGCTGAGGTGACCGTAGCCGTAGTACTGTTTCTCATCGCCTGGATAATCATCGCCGCTCCAGGTTCCCGTTCTGAGATTGTAGTGTATCGTAGCTGCGTTTCCTGGGCCGGGGGATATATCAATGGGATCGTCTGGGTCGTCGTCCCTATCACGGAGCTGGAACGTTATATCCACGATCTCGGCACTATCCGGAACGTCGAATACAGCTTCTCCTACTGCATAGTTTTGCAAGTTGCCTAGGATGTCAATTCCTGGCACGATTTTGCCAGTATAAGACTCGGTGTCTTTGGTGTCGCTTTTGAAGTTCAGCGTTTTTGATGAATCCCAATCCCCTGACCTCGCGGTTATATCGACGCTCATGTCAGGATCAGAATGCAGGATTGGATCGGGAACTGCATCGATCGCCTTTGCGCGTAGAACGTAAACCATGATCCGAGCGTCTCCAAAGGGATCCATGTCTTCGAGATCCATGATACCATCGCAGTCAGCGTCCAGCTCTAAAGTGGCGGTTTGGGTTTTTGAACTAATGCCTCCGGGATAGACTATCTCAGCTTTAAACGAATGCTGGCCGGAGAACACTCTCAGGGAAACTTCCTCCACAGTGGGGGTGTATGGATGCACCTCGAATCCACCGCTGTATTTTTCTATTCCATCCACGTATATCTTTAGCGTCCCTACTGCAGTTGTTCCTCCATAGTTGTTCAGGCTTACCCCAATCCTGACGTATCCCCAGCAGGCCACAGGCTGAATGTCCATTCCGGTTATCACTGGCTCAGGAGCAGGTGCGCCGGAGGCTATATTCTGGCCAATGAAAGTCCCTGTCCCTACCACCAGTATCAGGAGGGACAGAACAAGGCCGAGTGTTTCTTTTATTCTCCTCATTGTTCTAGCACCTCGAATGTTTTCGAATACTGTATATACTTTCTCATATTTAAAATTTCTGAAAACTTGATATAACAGGATAATAAAGGCCCCGAAACCCTTTTAAGATCCTCAGACTGTTAGTCACTGAGGGTGATACATATGGTCACGGGGATCCTTGAGAAGGCCAGGGAGCTTTCGGTGTTCACAGCGTACAACACGAACGTTGATGCGATCGTTTATCTCAACGGTGAGATCGTCCAGAGGCTCATAGACGAGTTCGGTGCGGAAGCTGTAAGGCGGAGGATTGAAGAGTACCCAAGGCAGATAAACGAGCCCCTTGATTTCGTGGCCAGGCTTGTTCACGCCCTCAAGACAGGGAAGCCGATGGCAGTTCCTCTCGTTAATGAGGAGCTCCACTCCTGGTTCGATTCTCACTTCACCTACGATGTTGAGAGGATGGGCGGTCAGGCTGGGATAATAGCGAACCTCCTCGCCAACCTCGACTTCAGGAAGGTTATCGTCTACACCCCTCATCTGGCGAGAAAGCAGGCTATGATGTTCGTTCCAAAGAGAAACCTCTTCTATCCCCTCGTCGAGGATGGAAAACTCGTTCTCAAGCATCCCCACGAGGCCTACCGCGAGAACGACCCGATAAAGGTCAACAGGATTTTTGAGTTCCGCGCTGGAACGACCTTCAAGCTGGGGGAGGAAAGAATAACCGTCCCCTTCTCGGGCAGGTTCATAGTTTCCGCTCGCTTTGAGAGCATAAGGATCTACACTGAACCTGAGCTGAAGCCGTTTCTCCCAGAGATCGGACTGATGAGCGACGGAGCAATCCTATCGGGCTATCAAGGGATAAAGCTCCGCTACTCCGATGGCAAGGACGCGAACCACTACCTCCGCGAGGCCAAGAAGGACATCCTCCTCCTCAAGCGGGAGAAGGACCTGAAGGTTCACCTTGAGTTTGCCTCCATCCAGAACCGCGAGCTGAGAAAGAAGGTGATCTACAATCTCTTCCCGCTCGTCGACAGCGTTGGGATGGACGAGGCAGAGATAGCCTACGTCCTCAATGCCCTAGGCTACTCCAAACTCGCCGACAGGATATTCACCTACAACCGCATCGAGGACACGGTTCTCGGTGGAAAGATACTCATAGACGAGATGAACCTCGAGCTTCTCCAGATCCACACGATCTACTACATCATGTACATCGCCCATTCCGACAACCCACTGAGCGAGGAAGAGCTCAGGCAAAGCCTCGAACTGGCCACAACCCTGGCGGCGGCTAGGGCCTCCCTCGGGGAGGTAACCTCACCGGAGGACTTCAAAGTCGGCCTCAACGTCCCTTACAACGAGCGCGGCGAATACGTCAAGCTCCGCTTTGAGGAGGCAAAGAGAAGGTTGAGAACCAAGGAGTACAAGGTCGTCATAATCCCAACCCGGCTCGTGGAAAACCCCGTCTCAACCGTCGGCCTCGGTGACACTATCTCAGCAGGGGCCTTTACGAGCTATCTCGCAATGCTGAAGGAGAAGGGCGAGCTCTGAACTCTGCTTTCCTTTATCTTTGGGGCACTTCGATGCCTCGTGTCAGTTGGGAATGGGGAGGGAATTTTTGGAACTATATGATGTACCAAATGCTTATAAGGATTGGTACAGTATAATGTACCATGAATGCTGAGGAGATAAAGAGATACATTCGGCTGTTCCACGAGAGGGAACTTCCGAGAATTTTCAAGAGGGAGCTGAAGCCGCGTGTCTACCCCGGAAAGGCCACGGTGGTGATCGGACCGAGGCGCTCCGGAAAGACATACCTGCTCTATTCGCTCATTGGGGGGGAGAGGGAGAGGCATGTCTACTTAAACTTTGAGAACCCGCTCCTGTTTGGGATCGTTCCGAAGGATTTCCCGGCGGTAGTTGATGCATATTTTGACCTGTATCCAGAGAACATCGGCAAGGAGGTCTTTTTCTTCCTAGACGAGGTCCAGAACGTCCCGAACTGGGAGCTTGGAGTAAGGTATCTCCTGGACGAGGGGTTCAAAGTTGTCTTAACGGGTTCATCTTCGAAGCTCCTCTCAAGGGAAGTCGCGACGCAGCTCAGGGGGCGAGGCATTTCTTACACCCTCCTGCCACTTTCATTCAGGGAGTTCCTTGAGTTTAAGGGAGAAAAGGTGGAACAAAGGGACCTTTACGGACGGAAAGTGCATAGGCTCAAGAAACTCCTTGAGGAGTACCTCAAGTTTGGGGGATTCCCCGAGGTGGTGCTCTTCGATGATAAAGTCCGGATCCTCGAGGAGTATCTATCTGTGATGATAACCAAGGACATCGTGGAAAGACACGGGATAAGGAACTTTGGACTCATTGATGCCATCATAAAAGTGGTTCTTTCAAGTTATTCAAAGTACTCCTCCTACAGTTCAATACACCGGTACCTGAGGTCAGAGTTTGGAACCTCAAAGACCACTGTTTTGGAGTATCTAAAGGCCCTTGCGGATTCTTTCTTTTTCTTCTTCCTGCCTAAGTATAGCCCCTCTGAAAAGGAAGTTCAGCGAGCTCCTAAAAAGGTCTACCTGGTGGACACGGGACTTTCAATCTTCTCCAAAAAGGACGTCGCCAGGGACATGGAGAACGCAGTTTTCTTGGAGCTCCTGCGGAGAAAGCACTACTGGGAACCCGAATGGGAGCTCTACTACTACGGCGGTTCCGGGGAGAGGAAAGTGGATTTCCTTTTGGCAAAAGAAGGGAGACCAGTTGAACTCATACAGGTTACGTTTTCGCTCTCTGAGAGTCTTGAGAGGGAAGTAAGCGCCCTGATCAGTGCCGGAAAGGCTGTAGGATGCAGACGTCTCACCATCGTGACGTGGGATGAAGAGGAGATGATAGAGAAAGACGGCATGAGAATCAGCGTCGTCCCGCTCTGGAAGTTCCTGCTTTCCTCTCCCAGAAGGCCAGCCTCTCAAGCCCATCCATGAGACCGGCTTCCCTTAAAATCGCCTTCAGATTCCTGAAGCGGGAGCGCATCACGAAGAGCTCGTAAAATCCTTCGAGATTTCCCCAGTGGCCGTAGGCTGAGAGCGCTAGATACATGACCTCCTTCGGGGTGAGCTTCCTTCCGAGACTCTCGTTGAGGACACTGAGGGCAGGTTTTATCCTGCCAAGCAGTCCCTCCCGTTCTATGAGGTGGAGCATCAAGTCCTCTACTGTGGGCTTCTTCCATTCTATAAGCTCATCCTCGAAGGGCAGGCCGATGACGAGCGGGACGACCTCCGTCATCCCCACCTTGTATCCTGCTCTTCCTTTCTCGGCCCCAACCTGGGCCAGCTTCCCCTCTATCGCCTGGAGCGCTGATTCCCTGTCCTCGTCTATATCCACGGCGGCTCCTATCCTGTTAACCGAGAAGTTGAAGACTTCCATGGCACGGATGAAGTTTCCAAGGTTCCTGATAACCCCGGAGTTGCCCTCACTGGGTATCACAGCAACGTAGGTTTCGTCCGATGCCCTCTTGAGGAGGTCGAAGTTGTCCCTCTCGAATACACGCTCGATGAACATCAGGTTTTGAGGGACTTCTCTGCTCTCCTTGAGCTCGAAGAGCTTCTTGAAGACGGCTTTGAAAAATTTGGCGTCGGTCTTCCCTTCCACGAAGAGCACGCTGACCCTTGATTCCTCTCCAGAAAAGCCGCCCCTGACGTCGAAGTCGAGGTATTTCCTCAGCTCATAGACTTCCTTCAGCGTCAGCGCTTTCCCTGTATCAGAGTAGATGAGAACGTTCTCCTCCCCCTTCCGAAACTTTCCCGCCAAGAGGTCGATGAGCTCAAGGCTGGCGGTGACGATGGTTTCATCGCCCTTTAGTGCCCTTACAAACTCCAGCAGTTCCTCTCTGTTCTTTCCGTACTCAGGGAAGAGAAACGCGGAGTGGGCTTCGTCCAGGTTCTCGTACTTTCCTCCGGTTACTACCTTCATTCACTTCACCATATCGACTGTTATAGCGCCTATAACGGCGAATGTGCTGATTAACACAGTCGCGTTTAAGTACTGGACCGTGTTGAAGTGCGCGACTGAGTTTATCCCGTAGAGGTAAATCAGGAGAGCAGAGGCAGTGTAGGAAATCCCCGCGACTGTAAAGAGCCTTTTGGGGATGTGGAAGAGCTCCTCCTTTCGTATGTTACCTATTCGGGACTTAGTTAAAAAGAGGTACGCTATTCCCAGCGTCATTATGAATATCGTCAGCGAGCGCTCTATCGAGATGTCCTTCGCCACGTCCCACAGCTCTCCCGTGAAGAGGAACGGCAGGGCAAAGGTGACGGCGCCTATCAGCTCTTGGGTTACGTCGTCCCATCCCAGCTTATCTGGAATCTTCTCCCTTGTCATGCCCGATTTAAGCGATTCCACTTCGTCCACCAGCTCTTCAAGTAGCTTCTCAACCCTCTCATCCTTCTCCTGAATCCCGCGCTCAGGTTCGGGGCTCATCATCCCTTCAGTATTGGATTCACTCATCATCGCGGTATCTGATCGGATGGGGACGTTATAAACCTTGAGCCCCCATAGAATCGCTGGAAAGAAGGGGGAGGCAGAAAACTCAAAGCCTGAACTGGTCCACGCTCTCGCGGAGCTCGCTGGCTATTTTCCTGAGTTCGACGGCCTCAGCGTTTAAGAGCTCTATCTCTGCCCTCTGCTCCTGCATTGCGGAGTTGACCTCCTCGGCGCTTGCTGTCGTCTCCTCCGCACTGGCCGCGAGCTCTTCGAGGGCCTTCAGGGCTCTCTCAACTTCCCTGTGGGTGCTGAGGGTCTGCTCCCTTACCTCCGCAACCCTTTCACCGACTTCCCTTATCATCTCCGCTATGTGTCCGAGGTAGCTCAGGCTCTCGTTGAGGGTTTCCGTTGAGTCGGAGACGGTTTCGGCTCCCTTCATGGTTTCCTGTACTGCCCTCTCAACCTTTTTGTTCATTTCGTTGATTATCTCTCCGATCTTCTCCGCGGCCTCTTTGCTCTCCTCTGCCAGGGAGCGTATTTCCTGAGCGACGACGGCAAAGCCCCTGCCGGCGTCTCCAGCTCTAGCCGCTTCAATAGCCGCGTTCAAAGCGAGCAAGTTGGTCTGCTCGGATATGGTGCCTATGGCCTGGGTTATCTCCCCTATGCGCTTGCTCATCTCGCTTACCGCGTTGACGGCCTCCTCGATAAACTTCATAGAGCGCTCTATGCCTTCCACTTTGGATATTGCCTCATCCCCCCGAACTTTGCCTTCCGTGGCGGTCTTAACGACTTCCCTTATTGCCTCCTCGAACTCCTCCATAGTCCTGAGAGTGTTCATTGTGGTGTCCGAAACGACTCTCATGCCCTCGGTTATCTCGTTTATGCTTTCCTGCTGTCTCTGTGCTTCAACGCTGACCTGTCCGATGGCCTCACTCACCTGATTGCTTGACTCGGTGACGTTTCCAGCTATACTGGCCAGCCTGTCCGCCCTGCGGTCAAGCTCCATGCCAACCTCTTTAATGTTGCCGATCAGGGCCTTCATCTTTGAAGAGGTTTCTCTGAGGGCGTTTATAATGCTCTGGAGATCACCCTTAGCTTCTTCATTTATCGAATAGTCCAGCCTTCCCGCCGCTATGGCCTCCAGCTTGGATATAACTCCGTTGAGCGTTCCTATAACCTCGCGAGATATCTCCTCGAAGGCCGTGATGAGCTTCCCGATCTCATCGTCGCGGTGGGGGTAGTCTATTGCCCTGACTTCCTCCCGCGCCTTCTCCAGCTTGCCCTCGGCTATGTAGCCCGCGGCCGCGGTGAGCTTCTCCAGCGGGCGAAGGGCGCGCTTGAGGTACCTTACGCTGAGGAGAACAAGGCCCACCGCGAGGGCCGTGGCCATTGCCGTCCCGTAGAAAGTGTTCTTCGAGGCATCTTTCTTGGCTCCCTCCAGGGCGTTAACGAGTCCGCTTA encodes the following:
- a CDS encoding methyl-accepting chemotaxis protein: MKFRQKLYTALLGTVLLIILIMAIAQFRTVNTMGHEIEREVSPTLTDHAKQLALLESEKYALAIDEKLRPLSLLGNAYADSVGSLYVNEEFNPMYSQGSVFKSTVISKMKELKESDEAIINAYYLDSLGRVFIYPPAELPDGYNATNSPLYKDAISNGATWVGPYRDEVTGKVVITYVTPVEYKGKIKGVLGIDVDFSSISEEMLKTRVGKTGYLFAVAPNGSVVLHPDENLVGKLNVFEDERYSSLENSLRSSDSGVFEMNLNGKDMVVSFSKTKTLGWAVVAVAPKNELISGLVNALEGAKKDASKNTFYGTAMATALAVGLVLLSVRYLKRALRPLEKLTAAAGYIAEGKLEKAREEVRAIDYPHRDDEIGKLITAFEEISREVIGTLNGVISKLEAIAAGRLDYSINEEAKGDLQSIINALRETSSKMKALIGNIKEVGMELDRRADRLASIAGNVTESSNQVSEAIGQVSVEAQRQQESINEITEGMRVVSDTTMNTLRTMEEFEEAIREVVKTATEGKVRGDEAISKVEGIERSMKFIEEAVNAVSEMSKRIGEITQAIGTISEQTNLLALNAAIEAARAGDAGRGFAVVAQEIRSLAEESKEAAEKIGEIINEMNKKVERAVQETMKGAETVSDSTETLNESLSYLGHIAEMIREVGERVAEVREQTLSTHREVERALKALEELAASAEETTASAEEVNSAMQEQRAEIELLNAEAVELRKIASELRESVDQFRL
- the pfkC gene encoding ADP-specific phosphofructokinase, with the protein product MVTGILEKARELSVFTAYNTNVDAIVYLNGEIVQRLIDEFGAEAVRRRIEEYPRQINEPLDFVARLVHALKTGKPMAVPLVNEELHSWFDSHFTYDVERMGGQAGIIANLLANLDFRKVIVYTPHLARKQAMMFVPKRNLFYPLVEDGKLVLKHPHEAYRENDPIKVNRIFEFRAGTTFKLGEERITVPFSGRFIVSARFESIRIYTEPELKPFLPEIGLMSDGAILSGYQGIKLRYSDGKDANHYLREAKKDILLLKREKDLKVHLEFASIQNRELRKKVIYNLFPLVDSVGMDEAEIAYVLNALGYSKLADRIFTYNRIEDTVLGGKILIDEMNLELLQIHTIYYIMYIAHSDNPLSEEELRQSLELATTLAAARASLGEVTSPEDFKVGLNVPYNERGEYVKLRFEEAKRRLRTKEYKVVIIPTRLVENPVSTVGLGDTISAGAFTSYLAMLKEKGEL
- a CDS encoding DUF2391 family protein is translated as MSESNTEGMMSPEPERGIQEKDERVEKLLEELVDEVESLKSGMTREKIPDKLGWDDVTQELIGAVTFALPFLFTGELWDVAKDISIERSLTIFIMTLGIAYLFLTKSRIGNIRKEELFHIPKRLFTVAGISYTASALLIYLYGINSVAHFNTVQYLNATVLISTFAVIGAITVDMVK
- a CDS encoding ATP-binding protein, with the translated sequence MNAEEIKRYIRLFHERELPRIFKRELKPRVYPGKATVVIGPRRSGKTYLLYSLIGGERERHVYLNFENPLLFGIVPKDFPAVVDAYFDLYPENIGKEVFFFLDEVQNVPNWELGVRYLLDEGFKVVLTGSSSKLLSREVATQLRGRGISYTLLPLSFREFLEFKGEKVEQRDLYGRKVHRLKKLLEEYLKFGGFPEVVLFDDKVRILEEYLSVMITKDIVERHGIRNFGLIDAIIKVVLSSYSKYSSYSSIHRYLRSEFGTSKTTVLEYLKALADSFFFFFLPKYSPSEKEVQRAPKKVYLVDTGLSIFSKKDVARDMENAVFLELLRRKHYWEPEWELYYYGGSGERKVDFLLAKEGRPVELIQVTFSLSESLEREVSALISAGKAVGCRRLTIVTWDEEEMIEKDGMRISVVPLWKFLLSSPRRPASQAHP
- a CDS encoding DUF3226 domain-containing protein encodes the protein MKVVTGGKYENLDEAHSAFLFPEYGKNREELLEFVRALKGDETIVTASLELIDLLAGKFRKGEENVLIYSDTGKALTLKEVYELRKYLDFDVRGGFSGEESRVSVLFVEGKTDAKFFKAVFKKLFELKESREVPQNLMFIERVFERDNFDLLKRASDETYVAVIPSEGNSGVIRNLGNFIRAMEVFNFSVNRIGAAVDIDEDRESALQAIEGKLAQVGAEKGRAGYKVGMTEVVPLVIGLPFEDELIEWKKPTVEDLMLHLIEREGLLGRIKPALSVLNESLGRKLTPKEVMYLALSAYGHWGNLEGFYELFVMRSRFRNLKAILREAGLMDGLERLAFWERKAGTSRAGRR